A stretch of DNA from Actinomycetota bacterium:
CGCTCCCCGCCTACGTCGCCGGGCTGAAACAGGGCTGGGCCTTCGCCTGGCGGTCACTCATGGCGGGCGAGCTGCTGGTGATCATCGCGTCACGGCCATCCATCGGCGTCCGCCTGCAGTTCGCGCGCGAGCTGAGCGATGCCGCCGGCCTCATGGCCATGATGATCGTCGTCCTGGTGATCGGCCTCATCGTGGACGGCGCGGTGTTCGGCAACGTCGAGCGATGGATCCGGCGCAACCGCGGCCTGGAGGTCACCCGCTAGCGCGCTCCTGGACCATGTGCTTGGGGCGTTCATTCGCTTCCGCCTTTCTCGTCCTGCCCAGCGGCCAGCAGGTTGAGTGCCATACGCGGTCTCAGCTCCACCTCCTGCATGATGAGCTTTTCCGGGTCTGGGGACACGTAAAAGGCGGGGTCGCTTACGTTGTCCGGGTCGAAGGCGGCCTTGATGCGGCGCAGCCACTCGTGATAGTCGCCGATGAGAGGCCCGAAGATCTCCGCCACGATGGCGCCTCCCGCGAAGCCAAGGCCAGGTCCGAGTTTCTTCAGTGCGGTGTCCGTGAGCGTGCTCGCCAGGTAGTCCTCCGCGGCTTCCAGTTGCTCGGGGTCACGCGGGTCGTAGATATAGAGCTCCTCCTGGTGGCCAAAGCCCGTGCTGCCCTCGTAGATCCCTCCCCAGGAGTTATCCGCCAGGTCGTCCATAAGCCTTCCCGCCTCGGTGAACAGCGCTTTCAAGCGCGCACCCTCCTGGGACTGGTAAGCGGGGTGGTCGAACCCCTCCAGGGCTCCATATGAAGTCCCGAAGGTCCCGCCCATGCGGAAGATGAGTGGTGGCATGGCCGCGCGCACGAATCCCCACCAGAAAGCGCCGTGCATTTCCGGCAGCTTGCGCAGGTCGATGCATATGCCCTCGCATTCCTCGACGATCTCCTCCAGGACCGCCTTTTGATACGCGAATTCCCGCGGGGTGCGCGCACAGATCATGAACTGGAACTGGAAGCGCAAGGCCTTGAGCATCTCCTTGAAGACCGGGAAGCGCGTAAGTCTCTTGAGCCCCCTGGGTATCATGGTCGCGGCCATGGCGCCTATGGAATTCTTGCACATTATGTACCCTATCTCGGCATCGGC
This window harbors:
- a CDS encoding FAD-binding oxidoreductase, which gives rise to MMKDEVYRELQEALGPENVSREPAVLDGYTWQPFTDILGLPDSWCRYRPVAVVLPGSTGEVQEVVRICGRNGLQFKAMSTGWGAWNALGGENTVQIDLKRMNRILEIDEKNMYAVVEPLAICSQLQAEAMKRGLNCHIIGAGCGSSPLASATSLCGYGWSGLTTSYSARNVLGVEWVLPDGEVLRIGTLGQDAGWFNGDGPGPSLRGAMRGFMGACGGLGVFTRCAIKLFPWPGPEEPQVDGLLIDVTADVPDTHAMFLIAFPDLKRWADAAYHIADAEIGYIMCKNSIGAMAATMIPRGLKRLTRFPVFKEMLKALRFQFQFMICARTPREFAYQKAVLEEIVEECEGICIDLRKLPEMHGAFWWGFVRAAMPPLIFRMGGTFGTSYGALEGFDHPAYQSQEGARLKALFTEAGRLMDDLADNSWGGIYEGSTGFGHQEELYIYDPRDPEQLEAAEDYLASTLTDTALKKLGPGLGFAGGAIVAEIFGPLIGDYHEWLRRIKAAFDPDNVSDPAFYVSPDPEKLIMQEVELRPRMALNLLAAGQDEKGGSE